A window of the Bradyrhizobium diazoefficiens genome harbors these coding sequences:
- a CDS encoding YcnI family copper-binding membrane protein → MLKTPSLILMAALAASPAAAHVYLEGKQATVGASYKAVFAVPHGCSGSPTVKIRVQVPEGVVAVKPMPEAGWNVDVVEGQYASAYDYHGNKLTSGVKEVVWSGGKLPDHNYDEFVVSSFLTDSLKPNTTLYFPVVQECEKGVSRWIEIPAEGAAQSHEDKSPAPGVKLLPKP, encoded by the coding sequence ATGTTGAAGACGCCCTCGCTGATCCTGATGGCTGCGCTCGCCGCATCGCCCGCGGCGGCGCATGTCTATCTGGAAGGCAAGCAGGCCACGGTCGGTGCGTCCTACAAGGCTGTCTTCGCCGTGCCGCACGGCTGTTCCGGCTCGCCGACGGTCAAGATTCGCGTTCAGGTCCCCGAAGGCGTCGTCGCGGTGAAACCGATGCCGGAGGCCGGCTGGAACGTCGATGTCGTCGAGGGCCAGTATGCCAGCGCATACGACTATCACGGCAACAAGCTGACTTCGGGCGTGAAGGAAGTGGTGTGGTCCGGCGGCAAGCTGCCGGACCACAATTACGACGAGTTCGTCGTCAGCAGCTTCCTCACCGACAGCCTGAAGCCCAACACCACGCTGTATTTCCCGGTGGTGCAGGAATGCGAGAAGGGTGTCAGCCGCTGGATTGAAATTCCGGCGGAGGGGGCAGCGCAGTCGCATGAGGACAAGTCGCCGGCGCCCGGCGTGAAGCTGCTGCCCAAGCCGTAA
- a CDS encoding copper resistance CopC/CopD family protein produces the protein MRRLAALVTLLILVGYSTGASAHAALISVEPASGSILATAPKAVELRFNEAVTPGAIQLIDGAGRARDDARVTTSGEGISVAMPPDLPQGTAVVSYRVISQDGHPVAGSVIFSVGAPTATQPPANADGRLNALIWLSRIGLYLGLFVGVGGVFFGRWIAWSMAGMRVPRAALLVGLPSAVASLGVLGLDLLGLPPAAIVTAAPWRIALATSAGPALLVAIAAMLLALMALGRAWYARALAVVAFAGVGLSLAMTGHAATASPEVLTRPAVFFHGLAVAFWIGALAPLAALLSKPTPAVLPLLNRFSRVAVPVVAALALTGLTLAIIQLEKPSALVETSYGLILSVKLALVLFLLGLAALNRYRLTPTLAKDHGSASALRRSILFECGAALGIFAAVAGWRFTPPPRIIVPETPLAIHIHTDKAMFQVLVSPGKAGVDDFVLQLMTGEATPLKAKETTLTLSLPERGIEPMERDAELGSDGYWHVRKVELPFAGRWHVRIDALVTDFEKITLEDELEVAPP, from the coding sequence ATGCGTCGTCTCGCTGCGCTCGTCACCCTGCTCATCCTCGTTGGCTACTCGACCGGTGCATCAGCGCACGCGGCGCTGATCTCGGTCGAGCCGGCGAGCGGCAGTATCCTTGCGACCGCGCCGAAGGCGGTGGAATTGCGCTTCAACGAGGCGGTGACCCCGGGCGCGATCCAGTTGATCGACGGCGCGGGCAGGGCGCGCGACGATGCGCGAGTCACGACATCGGGCGAGGGCATTTCGGTTGCGATGCCGCCCGACCTGCCGCAGGGCACGGCGGTTGTGAGCTACCGGGTGATCTCGCAGGACGGTCATCCCGTCGCGGGATCGGTGATCTTTTCGGTTGGCGCGCCGACGGCCACGCAGCCTCCGGCCAATGCGGACGGCCGATTGAACGCGCTGATCTGGCTGTCAAGGATCGGTCTCTATCTCGGGCTGTTTGTCGGTGTCGGTGGCGTGTTCTTTGGCCGCTGGATCGCGTGGTCGATGGCGGGCATGCGCGTGCCGCGCGCAGCGCTGCTTGTCGGTCTCCCAAGCGCCGTTGCCTCGCTGGGCGTGTTGGGTCTCGATCTCCTTGGCCTGCCGCCCGCAGCGATCGTGACGGCGGCTCCCTGGAGAATCGCATTGGCAACCAGCGCCGGCCCGGCCTTGCTCGTCGCCATTGCGGCGATGCTGCTCGCGCTGATGGCGCTGGGCCGCGCGTGGTATGCGCGCGCTCTTGCGGTGGTCGCGTTCGCTGGCGTCGGCTTGTCGCTCGCGATGACTGGGCACGCCGCAACGGCTTCGCCCGAGGTGCTGACGCGGCCGGCGGTCTTCTTCCATGGCCTCGCCGTCGCCTTCTGGATCGGGGCGCTGGCGCCGCTTGCTGCGCTGCTGTCGAAGCCGACGCCGGCGGTGCTGCCGCTCCTGAACCGCTTCTCGCGCGTCGCCGTGCCGGTGGTCGCCGCGCTGGCGCTGACCGGTCTCACGCTTGCGATCATCCAGCTCGAAAAGCCATCCGCGCTGGTCGAGACCAGCTATGGCCTCATTCTCTCGGTCAAGTTGGCGCTGGTCCTGTTCCTGCTGGGACTCGCTGCGCTCAATCGCTATCGGCTGACGCCGACGCTGGCAAAAGATCACGGGTCGGCGTCTGCGCTCAGGCGTTCGATCCTGTTCGAATGCGGGGCCGCGCTCGGCATCTTCGCCGCCGTCGCCGGCTGGCGCTTTACGCCGCCGCCGCGGATCATCGTCCCGGAGACGCCGCTGGCGATCCACATCCACACCGACAAGGCGATGTTCCAGGTGCTGGTGTCCCCCGGCAAGGCCGGCGTGGACGATTTTGTGCTTCAGCTCATGACCGGCGAGGCGACGCCGCTGAAGGCCAAGGAGACGACGCTGACGCTGAGCCTGCCGGAGCGCGGCATCGAGCCGATGGAGCGCGACGCCGAACTCGGCTCTGACGGCTATTGGCACGTGCGCAAGGTCGAGCTGCCCTTCGCCGGCCGCTGGCATGTCCGGATCGACGCGCTGGTGACCGATTTCGAGAAAATCACCCTCGAGGACGAGCTCGAGGTCGCGCCGCCGTGA
- the proS gene encoding proline--tRNA ligase, producing the protein MRLSRFFLPILKENPKEAEIVSHRLMLRAGMIRQEAAGIYAWLPLGFRVLKKIEQIVREEQDRSGALELLMPTLQLADLWRESGRYDAYGPEMLRIADRHKRELLYGPTNEEMITEIFRAYVKSYKNLPLNLYHIQWKFRDEQRPRFGVMRGREFLMKDAYSFDLNEAAARVAYNKMFVAYLRTFARMGLKAIPMRAETGPIGGDLSHEFIVLAETGESGVFINRDVLDLPVPGEDVDYESDLTPIIKQWTSVYAATEDVHDSARFEQEVPAEKRVNTRGIEVGQIFYFGTKYSDVMKALVAGPDGVDVPIHGGSYGVGVSRLLGAIIEACHDDAGIKWPEAVAPFRVAILNLKQGDAAVDAACEKLYAELTGKGVDVLYDDTDQRAGAKFAAADLIGIPWQIMIGPKGLADGKVEIKKRSDGSRETMSPADAVARLVG; encoded by the coding sequence ATGCGGTTGTCGCGGTTCTTTCTGCCCATCCTGAAGGAAAATCCGAAAGAGGCGGAGATCGTCTCGCACCGGCTGATGCTGCGCGCCGGCATGATCCGGCAGGAGGCGGCCGGCATCTATGCCTGGCTGCCGCTGGGCTTCCGGGTGCTGAAGAAGATCGAGCAGATCGTACGCGAGGAGCAGGACCGCTCCGGTGCGCTGGAACTGTTGATGCCGACGCTTCAGCTCGCCGACCTCTGGCGCGAGAGCGGCCGCTACGACGCCTACGGCCCAGAGATGCTGCGCATCGCCGACCGCCACAAGCGCGAGCTGCTATACGGGCCGACCAATGAGGAAATGATCACCGAGATTTTTCGCGCTTACGTGAAGTCCTACAAGAACCTGCCGCTGAATCTCTATCATATCCAATGGAAATTCCGCGATGAGCAGCGTCCGCGCTTCGGCGTGATGCGCGGCCGCGAGTTCCTGATGAAGGATGCCTATTCCTTCGACCTCAACGAGGCCGCGGCGCGCGTCGCCTACAACAAGATGTTCGTCGCCTATTTGCGCACCTTCGCGCGGATGGGGCTGAAGGCGATCCCGATGCGGGCCGAGACCGGCCCGATCGGCGGCGATCTCAGCCACGAGTTCATCGTGCTGGCCGAAACCGGCGAGTCTGGCGTGTTCATCAATCGCGACGTGCTGGACCTGCCAGTGCCGGGCGAGGATGTCGACTATGAGAGCGACCTGACCCCGATCATCAAGCAATGGACCTCGGTCTATGCCGCGACGGAGGACGTTCACGATTCCGCGCGGTTCGAGCAGGAAGTGCCGGCAGAGAAGCGCGTGAACACCCGCGGCATCGAGGTCGGCCAGATCTTCTACTTCGGCACCAAATATTCCGACGTGATGAAGGCCTTGGTGGCCGGGCCCGATGGCGTCGACGTGCCGATCCATGGCGGCTCCTACGGCGTCGGTGTCTCGCGCCTGCTCGGTGCCATCATCGAGGCCTGCCATGACGATGCCGGCATCAAATGGCCGGAGGCGGTGGCCCCGTTCCGCGTCGCGATTCTCAACCTCAAGCAGGGCGATGCGGCGGTCGATGCGGCCTGCGAGAAGCTCTATGCAGAGCTCACCGGCAAAGGCGTCGACGTGCTCTACGACGACACTGACCAGCGCGCCGGCGCCAAATTCGCCGCCGCTGACCTGATCGGCATCCCCTGGCAGATCATGATCGGGCCGAAGGGGCTGGCCGACGGCAAGGTCGAGATCAAGAAGCGCAGTGACGGCTCCCGCGAGACGATGTCGCCTGCGGACGCGGTCGCCCGCCTGGTCGGCTGA
- a CDS encoding lipoprotein-releasing ABC transporter permease subunit produces the protein MDETMTETVQTAPFAPFEWMLSARYLRARRKEGFISVIAGFSFLGIMLGVATLIIVMAVMNGFRKELLDKILGLNGHILVQPLESPLTDWKDVAERISQVQGIRLAAPVVDGQALASSPWNASGVLVRGIRSDDLNNLTSIAKNIKQGSLEGFDDGQGVAIGRRLADQLSLHAGDSVTLVAPKGAVTPMGTTPRIKPYKIVAVFEIGMSEYDLGFVFMPLAEAQAYFNRSSDVTSIEVFTTNPDKIDAFRKSVTEAAGRPVFLVDWRQRNSTFFNALQVERNVMFLILTMIVLVAALNIVSGLIMLVKDKGSDIAILRTMGASQGSIMRIFLITGASIGVVGTLVGFFVGLVICLNIESIRQFLSWLTSTELFSPELYFLSKLPAEIDVGETTAVVIMALTLSFLATLYPSWRAARLDPVEALRYE, from the coding sequence ATGGATGAAACCATGACTGAAACCGTTCAAACCGCGCCTTTCGCGCCCTTCGAGTGGATGCTGTCGGCGCGCTATTTGCGGGCGCGCCGCAAGGAGGGATTCATCTCGGTCATCGCCGGATTCTCCTTCCTCGGCATCATGCTCGGCGTGGCCACGCTGATCATCGTGATGGCCGTGATGAACGGCTTCCGGAAAGAGCTGCTCGACAAGATCTTGGGGCTGAACGGCCACATCCTGGTCCAGCCGCTGGAATCGCCGCTGACCGACTGGAAGGACGTCGCCGAGCGCATCAGCCAGGTCCAGGGCATCCGGCTGGCGGCCCCCGTGGTCGACGGCCAGGCGCTGGCGTCCTCGCCCTGGAACGCCTCGGGCGTGCTGGTGCGCGGCATCCGCTCCGACGACCTGAACAACCTCACCTCGATCGCCAAGAACATCAAGCAGGGCTCGCTCGAGGGCTTTGACGACGGGCAGGGCGTCGCGATTGGCCGCAGGCTCGCCGACCAGCTGTCCTTGCATGCCGGCGACAGCGTGACGCTGGTGGCGCCGAAGGGCGCAGTGACGCCGATGGGCACCACGCCGCGCATCAAGCCGTACAAGATCGTCGCGGTGTTCGAGATCGGCATGTCGGAATACGATCTCGGCTTCGTCTTCATGCCGCTGGCCGAAGCGCAGGCCTATTTCAACCGCAGCAGCGACGTCACCTCGATCGAGGTGTTCACCACCAATCCCGACAAGATCGACGCCTTCCGCAAGTCGGTGACGGAGGCCGCGGGCCGGCCCGTGTTCCTGGTCGACTGGCGGCAGCGCAACTCGACCTTCTTCAACGCGCTCCAGGTCGAGCGCAACGTGATGTTCCTGATCCTGACCATGATCGTGCTGGTCGCTGCGCTCAACATCGTCTCGGGCCTGATCATGCTGGTGAAGGACAAGGGCAGCGATATCGCGATCCTGCGCACGATGGGCGCCTCGCAGGGCTCGATCATGCGGATCTTCCTGATCACGGGCGCCTCGATCGGCGTGGTCGGCACGCTGGTCGGCTTCTTCGTCGGGCTGGTGATCTGCCTCAACATCGAATCCATCCGGCAATTCCTGTCATGGTTGACCAGCACCGAATTGTTTTCGCCGGAGCTCTACTTCCTGTCGAAACTGCCCGCCGAGATCGACGTCGGCGAGACCACGGCCGTCGTCATCATGGCGCTGACGCTGTCGTTCCTGGCGACGCTCTATCCGTCGTGGCGCGCCGCGCGCCTCGATCCCGTCGAAGCGCTGCGGTACGAGTGA
- a CDS encoding ABC transporter ATP-binding protein, which yields MEQAQGAEDVPVIYLHEIKRQYLQGEAALTILDNAKLALWAGQSVALVAPSGSGKSTLLHIAGLLEAPDSGEVYVNGAPTSQLPDIERTQLRRTDIGFVYQSHRLLPEFSALENVMMPQMIRGLKKSESVKRAKEILGYLGLGDRITHRPAELSGGEQQRVAIARAVANAPRVLFADEPTGNLDPHTADHVFQALMQLVKATKVSMLIATHNMELAGRMDRRVSLSDGQVIELE from the coding sequence ATGGAGCAGGCGCAGGGGGCGGAAGATGTACCGGTCATCTATCTCCACGAGATAAAACGGCAGTACCTGCAGGGCGAGGCGGCGCTGACGATCCTGGACAACGCCAAGCTCGCGCTGTGGGCGGGACAATCCGTGGCGCTGGTCGCGCCGTCGGGCTCGGGCAAGTCGACGTTGCTGCACATTGCGGGCCTGCTCGAGGCGCCCGATTCCGGCGAGGTCTACGTCAATGGCGCGCCGACCTCGCAGCTGCCCGACATCGAGCGGACCCAGCTCCGTCGCACCGACATCGGCTTCGTCTACCAGTCGCACCGGCTGCTGCCGGAGTTCTCGGCGCTTGAGAATGTGATGATGCCGCAGATGATCCGCGGCCTGAAGAAGTCCGAGAGCGTCAAGCGCGCCAAGGAAATCCTCGGCTATCTCGGCTTGGGCGACCGCATCACCCATCGTCCCGCGGAGCTGTCGGGCGGCGAGCAGCAGCGTGTCGCGATCGCGCGCGCGGTCGCCAATGCGCCCCGCGTCCTGTTTGCGGACGAGCCGACCGGCAATCTCGATCCGCACACCGCCGACCACGTGTTCCAGGCCCTGATGCAGCTGGTCAAGGCAACCAAGGTCTCGATGCTGATTGCGACCCACAACATGGAGCTCGCCGGCCGCATGGACCGGCGCGTCTCGCTGTCCGACGGCCAGGTCATCGAGCTCGAATAA
- a CDS encoding quinone oxidoreductase family protein: MKAAVLKSFGSPLAIEDVPAPVLGTGEVIVDVVATRVLSYMNEVFSGERNYALDLPVIPGPGGIGRVRAIGPDATKLSVGDWVFCDPTVRSRDDVVAPDIALQGLTAAGPGGMRLQQHFRHGSYAEQMRVPTENVKKLGQITAEEASQWCALGTALVPYGGFLAAKLQPGETVLVSGATGNFGSAAVSVALAMGAACVVTPGRNEKILADLVRRFGARVKPVKLTGNEDDDREAMKRAAGGPIDCVFDIMPPSVSPEVVRAAIMTVRAYGRVVLMGGVGMAGGPGLELPYPWIMRNCISIHGVWMYPPDAASRLIALVRAGLLRLDEYLTTDFNLDHANEAVAHAAANGGPFKLTVIRP; encoded by the coding sequence ATGAAAGCTGCCGTACTTAAGTCCTTCGGATCACCGCTTGCGATCGAGGACGTACCCGCCCCGGTGCTCGGCACCGGCGAGGTCATCGTCGACGTCGTCGCCACGCGCGTGCTGTCCTACATGAACGAGGTTTTCAGCGGCGAGCGCAATTACGCGCTCGATTTGCCTGTTATCCCCGGCCCCGGCGGCATCGGCCGGGTGCGCGCGATCGGCCCGGACGCAACCAAGCTCAGCGTTGGCGACTGGGTGTTCTGCGACCCGACGGTGCGATCGCGCGACGATGTCGTGGCGCCCGATATCGCCCTGCAAGGGCTCACGGCCGCCGGCCCCGGCGGCATGCGCCTGCAGCAGCATTTTCGCCACGGCTCCTATGCCGAGCAGATGCGGGTGCCGACCGAAAATGTGAAGAAGCTTGGCCAGATCACGGCCGAGGAAGCCTCGCAATGGTGTGCGCTGGGGACCGCGCTGGTGCCCTATGGCGGCTTTCTCGCCGCAAAGCTTCAGCCGGGCGAGACCGTGCTGGTGAGCGGGGCCACCGGCAATTTCGGCAGCGCCGCCGTCTCCGTCGCACTCGCGATGGGCGCGGCCTGCGTGGTGACGCCCGGCCGCAACGAAAAAATCCTGGCCGACCTCGTCCGCCGCTTCGGCGCGCGGGTTAAGCCGGTCAAACTCACCGGCAACGAGGACGACGACCGCGAAGCAATGAAGCGCGCTGCGGGCGGCCCGATCGACTGCGTGTTCGACATCATGCCGCCCTCGGTGAGCCCCGAAGTGGTGCGCGCGGCAATCATGACGGTCCGCGCTTACGGCCGCGTCGTGTTGATGGGCGGCGTCGGCATGGCCGGGGGACCGGGCCTCGAACTGCCCTACCCCTGGATCATGCGCAATTGCATCTCCATCCACGGCGTCTGGATGTATCCGCCGGATGCGGCAAGCCGCCTGATTGCGCTGGTGCGCGCAGGGCTGCTACGGCTCGACGAATATTTGACGACGGATTTCAACCTCGACCACGCCAATGAGGCCGTGGCCCATGCCGCAGCCAATGGCGGACCGTTCAAGTTGACGGTGATCCGACCGTAA
- a CDS encoding helix-turn-helix transcriptional regulator produces the protein MADPRRIEFGDFLRSRREKLSPKTVGLPAGRRRRTAGLRREEVAQLAGIGVDWYIRLEQGRTVSPSVTTVDALARALRLSKTEHAHLKDLARDGARGAFTREVVPPPILRLVESLPHPAYITGRRWDVLAWNEAAEEIFAFGRLPEEDRNTLLLMMTNKRTRKSYGAGWADVAKRMVAMFRATHDVWAGDPAFAELLTRLREGSPEFVKWWGAHEVHGTLSGRKTMTHPTKGVLHFEHTSFQANDDPALKLVIYTPV, from the coding sequence ATGGCCGACCCGCGCCGTATCGAATTCGGCGACTTCCTCCGCTCCCGCCGCGAAAAGCTGTCGCCGAAGACCGTCGGCCTTCCCGCAGGCCGGCGGCGGCGCACCGCAGGGCTCCGCCGCGAGGAGGTCGCCCAGCTCGCCGGCATTGGCGTCGACTGGTACATCCGCCTCGAGCAGGGCCGCACCGTCAGCCCGTCGGTCACCACCGTCGATGCGCTCGCGCGTGCGTTGCGCCTCAGCAAGACCGAGCATGCGCATCTGAAGGACCTCGCGCGCGATGGCGCGAGGGGCGCGTTCACCCGCGAGGTGGTGCCGCCGCCGATCCTGCGCCTGGTCGAGAGCCTGCCGCATCCGGCCTACATCACCGGGCGGCGCTGGGACGTGCTGGCCTGGAACGAAGCTGCCGAGGAAATCTTCGCGTTCGGTCGGTTGCCGGAAGAGGATCGCAACACGCTGCTGCTGATGATGACCAACAAGCGGACCCGAAAATCCTACGGCGCGGGCTGGGCTGATGTGGCCAAGCGCATGGTCGCGATGTTTCGCGCCACGCACGACGTCTGGGCCGGCGATCCCGCCTTTGCGGAATTGCTGACGCGGTTGCGCGAAGGCAGTCCCGAATTCGTCAAATGGTGGGGCGCGCACGAGGTGCATGGCACCTTGTCGGGCCGCAAGACCATGACCCATCCCACCAAGGGCGTGCTGCATTTCGAGCACACGAGTTTTCAGGCCAATGACGATCCGGCGCTGAAGCTCGTGATCTACACGCCGGTGTAG
- a CDS encoding FAD-binding oxidoreductase, whose amino-acid sequence MDRRHFLATALSLAAGSALGKPQAGIALTSRPRPDQAGWPSDADWSALNQATSGRLTRVTPPNLAPADAKQLLANPFYIGDQPGLTESSGWLDAWRSEPSAYMVAAESSADVVAAVRFAKVHNLRLVVKGRGHSYFGASCAPDSLLLWTRKMDAVTVHDGFIPQGSSSEPVPAITAGAGCMWLHAYQAAASAGRYVQGGGCTTVGVAGLVQGGGFGNFSKGFGTAAASLLEAEIVTADGEIRVINETREPELFWALKGGGGGTFGVTTRLTLATHPLPTSVGAVNATLRARSDDAYRKLLARFVEFCATSLCNPHWGEQVRAHPDNRLEIHMVFQGLTTDEARAAFKPLIDFLAANPDDYAGKDSLEVVGVPARYFWNGWLYRLFARSAANFDGRSGAPWTDYWWKGDGEQVGAFWHAYTSAWLPSSLLSPENRTLLVDALFNASRHWAVGLHLNKGLFGAPPDVIAKARNTATHPDAFDAFALAIIAASGPTTFGGLATPDPVLANAHRDRVNAAMEALRVAAPNTGAYVNECDYFQSDWQNALWGPNYQRLLDVKRHYDPDGLFFVHHGVGSEGWSADGFTRLPS is encoded by the coding sequence ATGGACCGTCGCCACTTTCTAGCTACTGCTCTCTCACTGGCCGCAGGCTCGGCACTCGGAAAGCCGCAAGCGGGCATCGCTCTTACCAGTCGCCCGCGGCCGGACCAGGCTGGCTGGCCCTCCGATGCGGACTGGTCGGCGCTGAATCAAGCAACGTCGGGACGCCTCACCCGCGTGACGCCTCCGAACCTCGCCCCGGCTGACGCGAAACAGCTCCTGGCGAATCCGTTCTACATTGGCGATCAACCAGGCCTGACGGAAAGTTCGGGCTGGCTTGACGCCTGGCGCTCCGAGCCCAGCGCCTACATGGTCGCGGCCGAGAGCTCGGCAGATGTTGTCGCGGCCGTACGCTTCGCCAAGGTACACAATCTGCGCCTCGTCGTGAAAGGCCGCGGCCACAGCTATTTTGGCGCCTCCTGTGCACCGGATTCGCTTTTGCTGTGGACCCGCAAGATGGATGCCGTCACCGTTCATGACGGTTTCATTCCCCAAGGCTCAAGCTCAGAGCCGGTTCCAGCTATCACGGCGGGCGCGGGCTGCATGTGGCTCCACGCCTACCAAGCTGCCGCCAGCGCCGGGCGATACGTTCAAGGCGGCGGCTGCACCACGGTTGGTGTCGCGGGTCTGGTGCAAGGCGGCGGGTTCGGCAACTTTTCCAAGGGGTTTGGAACGGCGGCGGCGAGCCTGCTCGAGGCCGAGATCGTGACCGCCGACGGCGAAATTCGTGTGATCAATGAAACGCGCGAGCCGGAGCTGTTTTGGGCGCTCAAGGGCGGAGGCGGCGGCACTTTCGGCGTCACCACACGGCTGACGCTCGCAACCCATCCGCTGCCCACATCCGTCGGTGCGGTCAACGCCACGTTGCGCGCCCGCTCCGACGATGCCTACCGCAAGCTGCTGGCCCGCTTCGTCGAATTTTGCGCGACAAGCCTCTGCAACCCGCATTGGGGTGAACAAGTTCGGGCGCATCCCGACAACCGCCTCGAAATTCACATGGTCTTCCAAGGCCTGACAACGGACGAAGCGCGCGCCGCTTTCAAGCCCCTGATTGATTTTCTTGCCGCCAATCCGGACGACTACGCCGGCAAGGACTCGCTTGAAGTCGTGGGTGTGCCTGCCCGCTACTTCTGGAACGGTTGGCTTTATCGCCTGTTCGCCCGCTCGGCGGCCAACTTCGACGGACGTTCCGGGGCGCCATGGACCGATTATTGGTGGAAGGGCGATGGCGAGCAGGTCGGCGCTTTCTGGCATGCGTACACGTCGGCCTGGTTGCCGAGTTCGCTTCTTAGCCCGGAGAACCGGACTCTCCTTGTCGACGCGCTATTCAACGCAAGCCGCCACTGGGCGGTCGGCCTGCATCTCAACAAGGGCTTGTTCGGCGCACCGCCGGACGTGATCGCAAAAGCAAGGAACACGGCGACGCATCCGGACGCATTCGATGCCTTCGCTCTTGCGATCATCGCAGCCTCAGGCCCGACCACCTTCGGTGGTCTTGCTACGCCCGATCCTGTTCTCGCCAACGCCCATCGAGACCGCGTGAACGCTGCGATGGAGGCGTTGCGTGTCGCGGCGCCGAACACCGGTGCGTACGTCAACGAGTGCGACTATTTCCAGTCAGACTGGCAGAACGCATTGTGGGGTCCGAACTATCAACGGCTGCTCGACGTCAAGCGTCACTACGATCCAGATGGATTGTTTTTTGTGCATCACGGCGTCGGCAGCGAAGGCTGGAGCGCGGATGGATTTACTCGCCTGCCCTCGTAG
- a CDS encoding outer membrane protein — protein MNKNLLLAAVSLVAISATAPALAADLAARPYTKAPAMIATVYDWSGFYIGINGGGASAHTTWDQRAPLVGGEGSHNATGGTVGGQVGYRWQSAQWVFGLEGQGNWADFSGDNLSALTGFTNRSKIDSFGLITGQVGYAWNNVLLYVKGGAAVVGTKNELRVAGVTAASVSDTRWGGTVGAGLEVGFAPNWSVGVEYNHIFLSDKDITFTGIQTDRVRQDVDMGLVRLNYKFGGPILAKY, from the coding sequence ATGAACAAGAATTTGTTGCTTGCTGCTGTGAGCCTCGTCGCGATCAGCGCGACCGCACCGGCGCTGGCTGCTGACCTCGCTGCGCGGCCTTACACCAAGGCGCCCGCGATGATCGCGACCGTCTATGACTGGAGCGGCTTCTACATCGGTATCAACGGCGGCGGTGCTTCCGCTCACACGACCTGGGATCAGCGCGCTCCGCTGGTTGGCGGCGAAGGTTCCCACAACGCCACGGGCGGCACGGTCGGTGGCCAGGTCGGCTATCGCTGGCAGTCGGCGCAGTGGGTGTTCGGCCTGGAAGGCCAGGGCAACTGGGCTGACTTCTCGGGCGACAACCTCAGCGCGCTCACCGGCTTCACCAATCGCTCGAAGATCGATTCGTTTGGTCTGATCACCGGTCAGGTCGGCTACGCCTGGAACAACGTCCTGCTCTACGTGAAGGGTGGTGCGGCTGTGGTTGGCACCAAGAACGAGCTCCGCGTTGCCGGCGTGACCGCTGCTTCCGTCAGCGACACCCGTTGGGGCGGCACCGTCGGTGCGGGTCTCGAGGTCGGCTTCGCTCCGAACTGGTCGGTTGGCGTCGAGTACAACCACATCTTCCTGTCGGACAAGGACATCACCTTCACCGGCATTCAGACCGATCGCGTCCGCCAGGACGTCGACATGGGCCTCGTCCGCCTGAACTACAAGTTCGGCGGCCCGATCCTCGCCAAGTACTGA